From a region of the Streptococcus ruminantium genome:
- a CDS encoding energy-coupling factor transporter transmembrane component T family protein: MDKLILGRYIPGNSIIHRLDPRSKLLAMFSFLLMVFWASNLVTNALLFAFVFAMVLLSRIRLSFFINGLKPMIGIILFTTFFQVFFTSGTTILWEFWIFKVTVEGLQQAGIIFARFVLIIFFSTLLTLTTTPLSLADGIESGLAPLRYFKVPVHEIGLMLSMSLRFVPTLMDDTTRIMNAQRARGVDFNEGNIIQKVKSVIPILIPLFASSFKRADALATAMEARGYQGGDGRTKYRVLDWKLPDTLTILVMLILAGILYLLKN, translated from the coding sequence ATGGATAAATTGATTTTAGGTCGCTACATTCCCGGAAATTCTATCATTCATCGCTTGGATCCAAGGAGTAAGTTGCTAGCTATGTTTAGTTTTCTTCTTATGGTTTTCTGGGCAAGTAATCTAGTGACGAATGCTTTGCTATTTGCATTTGTTTTTGCGATGGTCTTGCTATCCCGTATTCGTCTGTCTTTCTTTATCAATGGTCTTAAACCTATGATTGGGATCATTCTTTTTACAACTTTTTTTCAGGTTTTCTTTACATCTGGAACGACGATTTTGTGGGAATTTTGGATTTTTAAGGTAACAGTAGAAGGTCTACAACAAGCAGGAATTATTTTTGCACGCTTTGTTTTAATCATTTTCTTTTCAACCCTATTGACCCTTACAACGACACCGCTAAGTTTAGCAGATGGTATTGAATCTGGTCTTGCTCCATTAAGGTATTTTAAAGTACCTGTACACGAGATTGGTTTGATGTTGTCTATGAGCTTGCGATTTGTACCGACCCTGATGGATGACACAACGCGTATCATGAATGCTCAAAGGGCGCGTGGCGTTGATTTCAATGAGGGAAATATCATTCAAAAGGTTAAGTCGGTCATACCAATTTTGATTCCTCTGTTTGCCTCTAGTTTTAAGAGAGCGGATGCTCTTGCAACAGCTATGGAAGCACGTGGTTATCAAGGTGGAGATGGACGAACAAAATACCGTGTTTTAGATTGGAAGTTGCCTGATACTTTGACCATTTTGGTTATGCTTATTTTGGCTGGAATACTTTATCTATTAAAAAATTAG
- a CDS encoding energy-coupling factor ABC transporter ATP-binding protein codes for MKHIIEVKNLKYKYDQEDETYTLNDVSFHVKQGEWLSIIGHNGSGKSTTVRLIDGLLEAESGDIYIAGDQLTADNIWEKRHLIGMVFQNPDNQFVGATVEDDVAFGLENQGIALEEMRLRVAEALELVGMADFKTREPARLSGGQKQRVAIAGVVALRPKIIILDEATSMLDPEGRLDLIKIVQSIKNQHGMTVISITHDLDEVALSDRVIVMKNGQIESVSTPNELFMRNDLAELDLDQPFTTELVESLRQAGLDLPHRYFTEEDLEETLWEFISKK; via the coding sequence ATGAAACATATTATAGAAGTAAAAAATCTCAAATACAAGTACGACCAAGAGGATGAAACATATACACTGAATGATGTTTCGTTTCACGTGAAACAGGGAGAGTGGTTGTCCATTATTGGTCATAATGGTTCTGGTAAGTCAACAACTGTTCGCCTAATTGATGGTTTGTTGGAAGCTGAATCAGGTGATATTTATATTGCAGGTGATCAATTAACCGCTGATAATATCTGGGAAAAGCGTCACCTGATTGGAATGGTTTTTCAAAATCCAGATAATCAATTTGTTGGTGCAACAGTTGAAGATGATGTTGCTTTCGGTTTGGAAAATCAAGGAATTGCTTTGGAAGAGATGCGATTGCGAGTTGCTGAAGCTTTGGAATTGGTTGGGATGGCTGATTTTAAAACACGTGAACCTGCTCGTTTATCTGGTGGTCAAAAGCAACGGGTAGCTATTGCAGGCGTGGTGGCTCTGCGTCCTAAAATTATTATTTTGGACGAGGCTACTTCAATGCTGGATCCTGAAGGCCGTCTGGATTTGATTAAGATTGTTCAAAGTATCAAAAATCAGCATGGCATGACAGTTATTTCGATTACACATGATTTAGATGAAGTTGCTCTTAGTGATAGGGTTATTGTGATGAAAAATGGCCAGATCGAGTCAGTTAGCACGCCGAATGAATTATTTATGCGCAATGATTTGGCGGAATTGGACTTAGATCAGCCTTTTACGACGGAACTGGTCGAATCTTTGCGTCAGGCAGGGCTTGATTTGCCACACCGCTATTTTACAGAGGAAGATTTAGAGGAAACGTTATGGGAATTCATCTCCAAGAAGTAA
- a CDS encoding energy-coupling factor transporter ATPase — MGIHLQEVSYIYQAGTPFEGRALFGVDLEIVDGSYTALIGHTGSGKSTILQLLNGLNVPTEGRVVIDETIITATSENKDIKQVRKKVGLVFQFPESQVFDETVLKDVAFGPQNFGVSQEEAENIAREKLALVGIDEGLFERSPFELSGGQMRRVAIAGMLAMEPSILVLDEPTAGLDPAGRQELMEIFKKLHASGMTIVLVTHLMDDVANYADFVYIMEKGKLVRSGKPVDIFQEVDFLETIQLGVPKITKFAANLERKGFVFERLPITIEEFTRMVTHG, encoded by the coding sequence ATGGGAATTCATCTCCAAGAAGTAAGCTATATCTATCAGGCTGGTACCCCCTTTGAAGGGCGTGCACTTTTTGGTGTTGATTTGGAGATTGTTGATGGGTCATATACTGCCCTTATCGGTCATACAGGATCGGGGAAATCAACGATTTTACAACTCCTAAATGGATTAAATGTACCGACAGAAGGTAGGGTGGTTATTGATGAGACAATCATTACCGCAACATCTGAAAATAAAGACATCAAACAGGTCAGAAAAAAGGTTGGTCTGGTTTTCCAATTTCCAGAGAGCCAAGTTTTTGATGAAACGGTATTGAAAGATGTTGCCTTTGGTCCACAAAATTTCGGGGTTTCTCAGGAAGAGGCAGAGAATATTGCGCGTGAGAAGCTGGCTCTGGTAGGGATTGATGAAGGCTTATTTGAGCGTAGCCCATTTGAATTGTCTGGTGGGCAAATGCGCCGGGTAGCCATTGCTGGGATGTTAGCTATGGAACCTAGCATTTTAGTTTTGGATGAACCGACTGCGGGATTGGATCCAGCAGGTCGTCAAGAATTGATGGAGATTTTTAAGAAACTTCACGCTTCTGGCATGACGATTGTTTTAGTGACCCATTTGATGGATGATGTGGCTAACTATGCTGATTTTGTTTATATCATGGAAAAAGGAAAGTTGGTTCGTTCAGGTAAACCAGTAGATATTTTTCAGGAGGTTGATTTTTTGGAAACTATTCAATTGGGAGTTCCTAAAATCACAAAATTTGCAGCTAATTTGGAGCGAAAGGGCTTTGTGTTTGAACGTTTACCGATCACGATTGAGGAATTTACAAGGATGGTGACACATGGATAA
- the yaaA gene encoding S4 domain-containing protein YaaA — protein MNFKLFDDYITLQSLLKTTGILHSGGAIKRFLEENTVLFNGEEEKRRGKKIRLGDTISLPDHGIVITVVSPSLEERKQHEEEQAEKERVAAIVKKLNQDNKKLKKQTKPSKNTSKKTERKPVRFPGM, from the coding sequence ATGAACTTTAAATTGTTTGATGACTATATTACTTTACAATCTTTATTAAAAACAACTGGGATTCTTCATTCTGGTGGGGCCATTAAAAGATTCTTAGAAGAAAACACTGTCCTCTTTAATGGCGAAGAAGAAAAAAGACGGGGTAAAAAAATTCGTCTAGGAGATACTATTTCTTTACCAGATCACGGAATTGTCATCACCGTCGTCTCTCCTAGCTTGGAAGAAAGAAAACAGCATGAAGAAGAACAGGCCGAAAAAGAGCGAGTAGCTGCCATTGTCAAAAAGTTGAATCAAGATAATAAAAAACTCAAGAAACAGACAAAGCCTTCTAAGAATACATCCAAAAAAACTGAAAGAAAGCCTGTCCGCTTCCCAGGAATGTAA
- the recF gene encoding DNA replication/repair protein RecF (All proteins in this family for which functions are known are DNA-binding proteins that assist the filamentation of RecA onto DNA for the initiation of recombination or recombinational repair.), which translates to MWLETLQLKHFRNYNQLDIEFHQGLNIFLGENAQGKTNIIESIYFLALTRSHRTRTDKDLLQFQEKELSIHGLLHRTSGNIPLDINLTEKGRVTKINHLKQAKLSNYIGQMNVVLFAPEDLQLIKGAPALRRKFIDVELGQIKPLYLSDLSNYHHVLKQRNSYLKAAEKIDMDFLSVLDHQLADYGSRVIQHRLDFLKKLEKFGNEKVRDISNHKEKLTIDYQSSISFTEPVNLVDKFLTELEKSRKRDLFKKNTGVGPHRDDIAFFINDMNAHYGSQGQHRSLVLSLKLAEIELMREVTKEYPILLLDDVMSELDNSRQLKLLETITDTIQTFITTTSLDHLQQLPDSLKIFRVNNGKIVENM; encoded by the coding sequence ATGTGGCTAGAAACATTACAACTAAAACACTTTCGCAACTATAATCAACTAGATATTGAGTTTCATCAAGGACTCAATATCTTTTTAGGGGAGAATGCCCAGGGAAAAACTAATATTATAGAGTCCATATATTTTTTAGCCCTAACACGCAGCCATCGCACTCGGACGGACAAGGATTTATTACAATTTCAAGAAAAAGAGTTATCAATTCATGGTTTACTCCATCGCACAAGTGGTAATATCCCACTTGACATCAACTTGACAGAAAAAGGGCGAGTAACAAAGATTAACCATCTCAAACAAGCTAAACTCTCTAATTACATTGGACAAATGAATGTCGTCTTATTTGCCCCTGAAGATTTGCAGTTAATTAAGGGAGCTCCTGCACTGAGACGAAAATTTATTGATGTTGAACTAGGACAAATTAAGCCTCTCTACCTCTCTGACTTATCCAATTATCATCACGTTCTAAAGCAGAGAAATTCCTATCTGAAGGCGGCAGAAAAAATTGATATGGATTTTCTCAGTGTTTTAGACCACCAATTAGCTGATTACGGCAGTAGAGTAATTCAGCATCGCTTAGACTTTCTCAAAAAACTAGAAAAATTTGGTAACGAGAAAGTTAGAGACATTTCTAATCATAAAGAAAAATTAACGATTGATTACCAGTCGTCAATCTCTTTTACAGAACCTGTCAATCTAGTTGATAAATTCTTGACAGAGTTAGAAAAAAGTCGTAAACGTGACTTGTTCAAAAAAAATACCGGAGTTGGACCTCATCGTGACGATATAGCTTTTTTTATAAATGACATGAACGCTCATTATGGAAGTCAAGGGCAGCATCGCAGTTTAGTTCTCTCACTCAAGCTTGCTGAAATCGAACTAATGAGAGAAGTTACCAAAGAATATCCTATCCTCCTTCTAGATGACGTTATGAGCGAGTTAGACAACAGTCGACAACTCAAACTGCTTGAAACCATTACCGATACCATTCAAACATTTATCACAACAACATCTCTGGATCATCTGCAACAGCTCCCAGATAGTTTAAAGATCTTCCGTGTCAACAACGGAAAAATAGTAGAAAACATGTAA
- the guaB gene encoding IMP dehydrogenase, which translates to MSNWDTKFLKKGFTFDDVLLIPAESHVLPHDIDLKTQLASNLTLNLPIISAAMDTVTDSKMAIAMARAGGLGVIHKNMSIAEQADEIRKVKRSENGVIIDPFFLTPEHTIAEAEKLMATYRISGVPIVETMENRKLVGIITNRDMRFISDYSQPISTNMTSAELVTAPVGTDLATAEAILHKHRIEKLPLVDENGRLSGLITIKDIEKVIEFPHAAKDEFGRLLVAGAVGVTSDTFERAEALFEAGADAIVIDTAHGHSAGVLRKIKEIRDHFPDRTLIAGNIATAEGARALYEAGVDVVKVGIGPGSICTTRVIAGVGVPQITAIYDAAGVAREYGKTIIADGGIKYSGDIVKALAAGGHAVMLGSMFAGTDEAPGETEIFQGRKFKTYRGMGSIAAMKQGSKDRYFQASVNEANKLVPEGIEGRVAYKGSVADMIFQMVGGLRSGMGYVGAGNLAELHENAQFIEMSGAGLKESHPHDVQITNEAPNYSVQ; encoded by the coding sequence ATGTCAAACTGGGACACTAAATTTTTGAAAAAAGGTTTTACTTTTGATGATGTACTGCTTATTCCGGCAGAGAGTCATGTTTTACCGCATGATATTGATTTGAAAACGCAATTGGCATCAAATTTGACGCTCAATCTTCCGATTATTTCAGCAGCTATGGATACTGTGACAGATAGTAAGATGGCTATTGCTATGGCTCGTGCAGGTGGTCTGGGAGTCATCCATAAAAATATGTCTATCGCAGAGCAAGCAGATGAAATTCGCAAGGTAAAACGTTCTGAGAACGGTGTTATTATTGATCCTTTCTTTCTAACTCCTGAACATACAATCGCTGAGGCTGAAAAATTGATGGCAACTTACCGTATTTCTGGTGTACCAATTGTAGAAACAATGGAAAATCGTAAGTTGGTAGGTATCATCACTAACCGTGACATGCGTTTTATTTCTGATTATTCTCAGCCAATTTCGACAAATATGACTAGTGCTGAGTTGGTAACAGCTCCGGTTGGCACCGATCTTGCTACCGCTGAAGCTATTTTGCACAAGCATCGTATTGAAAAGTTACCGTTGGTTGACGAAAATGGTCGTCTATCTGGTTTGATTACCATAAAGGATATTGAAAAAGTGATTGAGTTTCCTCATGCTGCCAAAGATGAATTTGGTCGTCTTCTGGTTGCGGGGGCAGTTGGAGTTACTTCAGATACTTTTGAACGTGCAGAGGCTCTTTTTGAAGCTGGTGCAGATGCTATTGTTATTGATACAGCTCATGGTCATTCAGCCGGTGTGCTCCGTAAGATTAAAGAAATTCGTGACCATTTCCCAGACCGTACTTTAATCGCAGGAAATATTGCTACCGCAGAGGGTGCACGTGCTCTTTATGAAGCAGGTGTTGATGTTGTCAAGGTAGGTATCGGTCCAGGTTCTATTTGTACGACTCGCGTCATCGCTGGTGTTGGTGTTCCGCAGATTACAGCAATATATGATGCGGCTGGTGTTGCGCGTGAATATGGTAAGACTATTATTGCAGACGGTGGTATCAAATATTCTGGCGATATTGTCAAAGCGCTTGCTGCGGGGGGACATGCTGTTATGCTTGGTTCTATGTTTGCTGGAACGGATGAAGCACCAGGTGAAACAGAAATTTTCCAAGGTCGTAAATTTAAGACCTATCGTGGTATGGGTTCAATAGCAGCTATGAAACAAGGCTCAAAAGATCGCTATTTCCAAGCTTCGGTCAACGAAGCTAACAAGCTCGTTCCAGAAGGAATTGAGGGGCGTGTTGCCTATAAGGGATCAGTTGCTGATATGATTTTTCAAATGGTTGGTGGTCTCCGATCAGGTATGGGGTATGTTGGAGCTGGAAATCTAGCCGAATTGCACGAAAATGCTCAGTTTATCGAAATGTCAGGTGCTGGTCTGAAGGAAAGCCACCCACATGATGTTCAAATTACCAATGAAGCTCCAAACTATTCAGTACAATAA
- the yfmH gene encoding EF-P 5-aminopentanol modification-associated protein YfmH has translation MRLIKKIYPYMKEAVYHARLDNGLTVALLPKTDFHETYGILTANFGALHTQIQLVSGDSVQYPAGIAHFLEHKLFETESEEDVMNAFAKLGASANAYTSFRQTSFLFSTTQEVLASLSLLQSFVREPYFTEENVEREQGIIEQEIEMYRDDVEYRLFTGMLASLYPDTPLAHDIAGTTDSIAAITVADLYENFEIFYHPSNMNLFVIGNFDVDQVWKQISSYQAAQMDEQGLGFEKVSIQKLPVRQHNIEHFEVIMPKLAVGLRGNDELDIKTIQKYRLSLQLLFTMLFGWTSKRYQQLYEAGKIDSSFQFQLEVTPDYHYFIISSDTQEPITLSSLLMKAIRNFEDDEDVTEDHLRLLKNEMYGDFIRGLNSLEFTANYFVSQYSEYEDIFDLPQLIHTIQLDDIKEAGRRFIRHCDMTDFTIFPK, from the coding sequence ATGAGACTGATAAAAAAAATATATCCGTATATGAAAGAGGCGGTCTATCATGCGAGACTTGACAATGGATTGACAGTTGCACTATTACCAAAAACAGACTTTCATGAGACCTATGGTATTCTAACTGCAAATTTTGGAGCCTTGCATACACAGATTCAATTGGTTAGTGGTGATAGTGTCCAATATCCAGCAGGCATTGCACATTTTCTGGAACATAAGCTTTTTGAAACAGAGAGTGAAGAAGATGTCATGAATGCATTTGCTAAATTGGGAGCGAGTGCTAATGCCTATACTAGTTTTAGACAAACTAGCTTTCTATTTTCTACGACTCAAGAGGTGCTAGCTTCTCTATCACTTCTACAATCCTTCGTTCGAGAGCCATATTTTACGGAGGAGAACGTGGAAAGAGAACAAGGAATTATTGAGCAAGAAATTGAAATGTATCGGGATGATGTGGAGTATCGTTTGTTCACGGGGATGCTAGCTTCACTCTATCCAGATACACCTTTGGCGCATGATATAGCTGGAACGACTGATTCAATCGCTGCGATTACTGTGGCTGATTTATATGAAAATTTTGAAATATTTTATCATCCAAGCAATATGAATTTATTTGTTATTGGAAATTTTGATGTCGATCAGGTTTGGAAACAAATTTCCAGCTATCAAGCAGCGCAGATGGATGAACAAGGTTTAGGCTTTGAGAAGGTGTCTATTCAGAAATTACCAGTCCGTCAGCACAACATAGAACACTTCGAGGTGATAATGCCAAAACTGGCTGTGGGGTTGAGAGGAAATGATGAGTTGGACATAAAAACTATTCAGAAATACCGATTGAGTTTGCAGCTTTTGTTTACTATGTTGTTTGGATGGACCTCAAAGCGTTATCAGCAACTTTATGAGGCGGGAAAAATTGATTCGTCCTTCCAGTTTCAGTTGGAGGTAACACCTGATTATCACTACTTCATTATCTCAAGTGATACACAGGAGCCTATTACGCTCTCTAGCCTGTTAATGAAGGCTATCCGGAATTTTGAAGATGATGAGGATGTGACAGAGGATCATCTACGATTGCTGAAAAATGAAATGTATGGTGATTTTATTCGTGGTTTAAATTCTTTAGAATTTACTGCTAATTATTTTGTTTCTCAGTATTCGGAATATGAAGATATTTTTGATCTGCCTCAGTTGATACATACCATCCAGTTGGACGATATAAAAGAAGCTGGTCGACGCTTTATTCGTCACTGTGATATGACAGATTTTACTATTTTTCCAAAATAA
- the rodZ gene encoding cytoskeleton protein RodZ, which yields MRQKSIGEVLRTAREVRDWTLVDLQRMTKIQAKYLQALEYNDFDYIANEDDVTSILIAYAEALDLDADVLLEAYETNSLVKYYEYGEEEICSSELRRSYKDRKRKKKSYLPLIYLLLATSLIIIFVTYIVYSRLQNQANPTLQTTSYSVVGQAISKTSTDSEKSMAESTSSSSTVSSSSSMGNIAISGSGAHIVATITNVTYPLEIVVSVKNTTSWISLSGTPLAEGVVLSPDNPTVTTKIEKGVASANLVLGVVKGTEVTVGGQKIDMSALTSDTGTITFNFKQE from the coding sequence ATGAGACAAAAGAGTATAGGAGAAGTGCTCAGAACTGCACGAGAAGTCAGAGATTGGACATTGGTTGATTTGCAACGAATGACAAAAATCCAAGCAAAATACTTACAAGCACTCGAATATAATGATTTTGACTATATTGCAAATGAGGATGATGTTACTTCTATTTTAATAGCATATGCTGAGGCACTGGATTTAGATGCGGATGTCTTACTAGAAGCTTATGAAACCAACAGCTTAGTAAAGTACTATGAATACGGGGAAGAGGAAATTTGTTCTTCGGAGTTGAGAAGGAGTTACAAGGATCGCAAACGTAAGAAAAAATCTTACCTTCCTTTGATATATTTATTGCTTGCGACTAGTTTGATTATCATTTTTGTGACCTATATTGTATATAGCCGGCTTCAAAATCAAGCCAATCCTACCCTTCAAACGACATCTTATAGCGTGGTTGGGCAAGCTATTTCAAAGACTAGTACTGATTCTGAGAAGAGTATGGCTGAGTCTACATCTTCTAGCTCAACAGTTTCAAGTAGTTCCTCTATGGGAAATATAGCTATTTCAGGGTCAGGAGCACACATTGTAGCGACCATTACAAATGTCACCTATCCGTTAGAGATTGTTGTGTCGGTTAAGAATACAACAAGCTGGATTAGTCTATCTGGTACACCGCTGGCTGAGGGAGTAGTCCTATCGCCTGACAATCCAACAGTAACTACAAAGATTGAAAAAGGGGTGGCATCTGCCAATCTTGTATTGGGAGTTGTCAAGGGCACTGAGGTAACTGTAGGAGGACAAAAGATAGATATGTCAGCCCTTACAAGTGATACAGGAACAATCACTTTCAATTTTAAACAAGAATAA
- the yfmF gene encoding EF-P 5-aminopentanol modification-associated protein YfmF — MKLQEGVNLHFIETDQFTTNRIRLRFAAEMNEATVAGRVLVANILEMGNQDFQTSRSLRSRLAELYGAHFSTSVAKRGRVHCVDLTISYVNPNYLPDNEDITSGILDFLYSCLFKPLQKGNGFDEKVFDVEKRNLISLLEAEIEDNFYHADVEISKLFYKDPALQISKVGRIDLVEKETPESTFKIYRNMLRMDKIDIFVLGQVDQQLVQERLEKFGFNYRNPKLELEYHQEYSNITREKIERKQARQSILELAYHLPVVYNDVNFPALVVFNGLFGGFSHSKLFMNVREKESLAYTIGSQLMIFSGLMKVYAGINRGDRLRAMKLISKQLLDLKCGKFTEEELALTKNMLIYSATLAQDGQNNLIEQLYNEVSLENRGLNWSEWIEAIKSVSIDDVIRVGQMVNLQAVYFMEGTGE, encoded by the coding sequence ATGAAACTACAAGAAGGAGTAAACCTGCATTTTATTGAGACAGATCAGTTTACAACGAATCGCATCCGTCTGCGTTTTGCAGCTGAAATGAATGAGGCAACAGTTGCGGGGAGAGTCTTGGTTGCTAATATTCTCGAGATGGGGAATCAAGACTTCCAAACTTCACGGTCTCTCCGTAGCCGATTAGCTGAGTTGTATGGGGCGCATTTTTCAACGTCTGTTGCTAAGCGTGGCCGAGTTCATTGTGTGGATCTGACGATTTCCTATGTTAACCCGAACTATTTACCGGATAATGAAGATATTACATCCGGTATTCTTGATTTTTTGTATTCTTGTTTATTTAAACCTCTTCAAAAAGGAAATGGCTTTGATGAGAAAGTTTTTGATGTTGAAAAAAGGAATCTCATCAGTCTCCTTGAAGCAGAGATAGAAGATAATTTTTATCATGCAGATGTTGAGATTAGCAAGCTTTTTTACAAAGATCCGGCTCTTCAGATTTCAAAAGTGGGGCGTATTGATTTGGTAGAAAAAGAAACGCCTGAGTCAACCTTCAAGATTTATCGCAATATGTTGCGAATGGATAAAATTGATATTTTTGTTTTAGGTCAAGTTGATCAACAATTAGTCCAAGAAAGATTGGAAAAATTTGGTTTTAATTATAGGAATCCAAAATTAGAGTTAGAATACCATCAAGAGTACTCTAACATCACTCGAGAAAAAATTGAACGGAAACAGGCAAGGCAGTCTATTTTAGAATTGGCTTATCATTTACCGGTCGTTTACAATGATGTCAACTTTCCGGCGTTAGTAGTGTTTAATGGTTTGTTTGGGGGATTTTCCCATTCAAAGCTATTTATGAATGTTCGTGAGAAGGAAAGTTTGGCTTACACAATCGGTAGTCAGCTCATGATTTTCTCAGGTTTGATGAAGGTCTATGCAGGAATCAATCGTGGTGACAGACTTAGAGCAATGAAATTGATTAGCAAGCAATTACTTGATTTAAAATGTGGTAAGTTTACAGAAGAGGAATTAGCATTGACGAAGAATATGTTGATTTATTCTGCGACCTTAGCTCAAGATGGACAAAATAATCTAATCGAACAACTTTATAATGAAGTGAGTTTGGAAAATAGAGGTTTAAATTGGTCAGAATGGATAGAGGCTATAAAGTCTGTGTCAATAGATGATGTTATTCGTGTGGGACAAATGGTTAATTTACAGGCTGTTTACTTCATGGAGGGAACCGGGGAATGA
- the pgsA gene encoding CDP-diacylglycerol--glycerol-3-phosphate 3-phosphatidyltransferase, whose protein sequence is MKKENIPNALTVGRILVIPIFILFLTVWNTAISHMAAAILFAMASITDYLDGYLARKWQVVTNFGKFADPLADKLLVMAAFIMLVGLGFAPAWVVAIIICRELAVTGLRLLLVENGGTVLAAAMPGKIKTFSQMFAIIFLLLHWQIIGQFMLYVALFFTLYSGYDYFKGASYLFKDTFK, encoded by the coding sequence ATGAAAAAAGAAAATATTCCGAACGCTTTGACAGTAGGACGGATTTTAGTTATTCCTATTTTTATCCTTTTTCTGACTGTATGGAATACAGCAATTAGCCATATGGCTGCAGCTATCCTTTTTGCTATGGCGAGCATCACAGATTATTTGGATGGTTATTTGGCACGTAAATGGCAGGTTGTCACCAACTTTGGTAAATTTGCAGATCCGTTAGCGGATAAGCTTTTGGTGATGGCGGCTTTTATTATGTTAGTAGGGCTAGGTTTTGCTCCAGCCTGGGTGGTTGCTATTATTATCTGTCGCGAATTGGCGGTGACAGGTCTTCGACTGCTCTTGGTTGAAAATGGTGGGACGGTTTTAGCTGCAGCTATGCCAGGAAAAATCAAAACATTTTCGCAGATGTTTGCGATAATTTTCTTGCTCTTGCATTGGCAGATTATTGGACAGTTTATGCTGTATGTTGCCCTTTTCTTCACCCTTTATTCAGGTTATGATTATTTCAAGGGTGCTTCTTATTTATTCAAAGATACCTTTAAATGA